TCTAAAAAAATTAATTAACACAACGGTATGACTCCATTTTTGCAAAAAAATAAAAAGATCATACCGCTTAAAAATCAACTACTTACTATACTTCCCTGCCATTGCCTGATAAACAAGGTTTTCATATTGTAGGGTATTATATTTGGCTTGAATAATTGCCAGTTTTGAACCATTTTCAGTATTGATTGCATTTAACCAATCTCGTAGTTCAGAAACACCTTCTTTATAGCGGTTTTGATAGTAGCGACTAATTCTCTTGTTGTAGAAATAGGTTTTTTTTAGATTGCTTAGGCTTTTTTTCGATTGTTTATAAGTGTAGTAGTAGGTGCTAATTTCATTTAATGCTTTAGTACCGATTTGTTCATAATTTAACTTCGCTAATTTATAATTCTGTTCTGAAATTTTAATATTTAATTTTACTCTATTCCAATCTAAGAAAGGTAAATTAAAAGATAACGTACCACCTAGTAGCTGATTATTTGCAATATCGCCCACCAATGGAGCAGAGCCTGATAAACTCGCCCCTAAACTGAGGGTTGGATACCAACTATTTTCCGTTGCTTGTAGGCTTTTAAAACCGCTTTGTAAACGGAATAAAGCAGATTTTAGATCAGGACGGTTTGCAATAGTCGAAACAGGTACATCGGTATTCACACCTTGTAATTTCACTTTTAATAAATTTGGATATTTAACAGGAATACTGTCATTTGGTTTTAAATTCAATAAATTACGCAGTGTTTGTTCAGCAGTTTTTTGTGCTGTTTGTAAATTAATTAAACTGTTTCTTGCTTGTAATACCGCTTGCATTGATTGATCAACATTAAGTTGTGTGATCATTCCTGATTTGTATTTATTATTCATTACTCGACTGATTTTTGTATAGTTATTAATGCTTTGTTGAGTAATGCGAATAGCTTCATTAAAATACGCTAAGTTGTAGTAAGTATTAATCACGGCATTAATTAAAGCCAAACGAGTTGCTTCTAAATCTTCCGCTGTTGCATTTTTTTCCCACTCCGCCGCACTGGCACTGTTTGATAAACGTTGCCATAGGTCGAGGGTATAACTTAAATTGAGATTTGCACTATGTGTCACCACAGAAGTACCTGTTGAGCGTGGATTTTTCGCAGAATGCCCTGCTCCTTTTACGGCTGAAGACTGCCCTGTTGCACTAAAAGTAGGGACTAAATTTGCTCCCAATAGGTTTGCGTTATAAAGGGCTTTATTAACTAAAATTGCACTTTTTGCCAAATTTTTATTATTAGCTAAAGCTGTTTCAATTAATTGATTTAATTGCGGATCTTGATATCCAAGCCACCATTGAGTATCAATTTTATACTGCTTTACGATCTCTTTATAACTGTTATAATTTTTTTGAACTTGTTCAAGACTACCATCTTGGCTCATTTTATTCGCACAACCTGTGATTGCAACGGCAACAAATAAGCTCAATGTGATTTTGGATATTTTCATCATCTGTCCTTTAAATAGCGTATTTAAAAATAATTAAAGCATATTCTAAACAAATATGACTTAAAGGGCTAGTGAAAAATGAACGAACGTTCACAGTAGTGTTGAACAGTGTAAATTTGTGCTTTAATCTACTCGCTATGCTTTGTCAACTTATCGCATAACTCATTGATATATAAATACATTATAGAGATAGGGTATGCCCTGCATCCACGTAAAAAATTAAATTTGTAAATTTTCAATTTGATCTACCCGCTATATTTATGTCTAATAATGTGTTGTGAGAATTTGATATCGAGCAACGGGCGGATATACACAAACTACGTTTATTAATCCGCACCCTACAATCCATTTTTATAGCTTATTGAATAATATTCTAAAACCCTTAAGAAACCGCTTTAAATTGAATTAGACCACTTTCTACATACTGCTCAACATCATCTTCATTAAAAATAGGTGTAACAACATCTTCTTTATCAAACGCCATATCCCCTTCAATGCCCTCTAGTCTTACGCCGTGTTTAATCCCTTTAAAATCAAACAATGAAGTATCACACAAATGCGAGGGCGTAATATTTTGCAAGGCACTAAACATTGTTTCAATTCGACCTGGATATTGGCGATCCCAAGTTTGTAGCATTTCTTTTATAACTTGACGTTGTAAATTAGGTTGTGAACCACATAGGTTACACGGAATAATAGGGAACTGTTTTGCATCAGAATATTTAATAATATCTTTTTCTTTGCAATAAGCCAGTGGACGAATAACAATTTGCTTACCATCATCACTCATCAACTTAGGTGGCATAGACTTCATTTTTCCACCATAAAACATATTTAGAAACAAAGTTTCTAACATATCATCACGATGATGTCCTAATGCGATTTTTGTTGCCCCTAACTCTGTAGCAGTGCGATATAAAATACCTCGACGTAAACGGGAGCAAAGGGAACACGTAGTTTTACCCTCTGGAATCTTTTCTTTCACAATAC
This DNA window, taken from Pasteurella skyensis, encodes the following:
- the tdeA gene encoding toxin/drug exporter TdeA, giving the protein MKISKITLSLFVAVAITGCANKMSQDGSLEQVQKNYNSYKEIVKQYKIDTQWWLGYQDPQLNQLIETALANNKNLAKSAILVNKALYNANLLGANLVPTFSATGQSSAVKGAGHSAKNPRSTGTSVVTHSANLNLSYTLDLWQRLSNSASAAEWEKNATAEDLEATRLALINAVINTYYNLAYFNEAIRITQQSINNYTKISRVMNNKYKSGMITQLNVDQSMQAVLQARNSLINLQTAQKTAEQTLRNLLNLKPNDSIPVKYPNLLKVKLQGVNTDVPVSTIANRPDLKSALFRLQSGFKSLQATENSWYPTLSLGASLSGSAPLVGDIANNQLLGGTLSFNLPFLDWNRVKLNIKISEQNYKLAKLNYEQIGTKALNEISTYYYTYKQSKKSLSNLKKTYFYNKRISRYYQNRYKEGVSELRDWLNAINTENGSKLAIIQAKYNTLQYENLVYQAMAGKYSK
- the ttcA gene encoding tRNA 2-thiocytidine(32) synthetase TtcA → MSNQANKKQTYNFNKLQKRLRRNVGNAIADFNMIEEGDKVMVCLSGGKDSYTLLDILLNLRINAPIHFDIVAVNLDQKQPEFPEHILPEYLEGIGVEYKIVQEDTYGIVKEKIPEGKTTCSLCSRLRRGILYRTATELGATKIALGHHRDDMLETLFLNMFYGGKMKSMPPKLMSDDGKQIVIRPLAYCKEKDIIKYSDAKQFPIIPCNLCGSQPNLQRQVIKEMLQTWDRQYPGRIETMFSALQNITPSHLCDTSLFDFKGIKHGVRLEGIEGDMAFDKEDVVTPIFNEDDVEQYVESGLIQFKAVS